Proteins encoded within one genomic window of Thiothrix litoralis:
- a CDS encoding glycosyltransferase family 2 protein: MKISVIVTTYNRPRALEIVLHSLFQQQRLPDEILVADDGSTPATEALLTALQARSPCPLRHVWQADDGFRAAGIRNQAVAQATGDYLIFLDGDSVVLANFVAQHERLAEKGWLVAGNRLLLSEVLTADWEAGRCNPLHFSALAWLGQRLAGKVNRLLPLIRCSTTASWRKKKPAAWAGAKTCNLAVWRQDFVAVNGFDELFHGWGHEDADLAIRLIHQGVSRKEGRFAVPILHLWHKESPRDFESANLQRLQSRLADKTFIRAIKGME; encoded by the coding sequence GTGAAAATTTCAGTTATTGTGACCACGTATAACCGCCCACGCGCGTTGGAAATTGTGTTGCACAGCTTGTTCCAGCAACAGCGTTTGCCCGATGAAATTTTGGTGGCGGATGATGGTTCAACGCCAGCAACCGAAGCCTTGCTGACGGCGCTGCAAGCACGTTCGCCTTGCCCCTTGCGCCACGTTTGGCAAGCGGATGATGGTTTCCGTGCCGCCGGGATTCGTAATCAAGCGGTTGCGCAAGCCACCGGCGATTACCTGATTTTCTTGGATGGTGATAGCGTGGTGTTAGCGAATTTTGTTGCCCAGCATGAACGTCTGGCAGAAAAGGGCTGGCTGGTGGCGGGTAATCGGCTGTTATTGAGTGAGGTTCTGACGGCGGACTGGGAAGCAGGGCGCTGTAATCCACTGCATTTTTCCGCGTTGGCTTGGTTGGGACAACGGCTGGCGGGCAAGGTAAACCGCTTATTACCTTTGATTCGCTGCTCAACCACAGCGTCGTGGCGCAAAAAGAAACCTGCCGCTTGGGCAGGCGCAAAAACCTGTAATTTAGCGGTATGGCGGCAGGATTTCGTCGCGGTTAACGGTTTCGATGAGCTGTTCCACGGCTGGGGGCATGAAGATGCTGATCTTGCCATTCGGCTTATCCATCAGGGCGTATCGCGCAAAGAAGGGCGCTTTGCCGTGCCTATCCTGCACTTGTGGCACAAGGAAAGCCCACGCGACTTTGAATCGGCGAACCTGCAACGTTTACAATCACGTCTGGCGGATAAAACCTTTATCCGGGCAATCAAGGGTATGGAATAA
- a CDS encoding glycosyltransferase family 9 protein: protein MIKKILVIIRRSNGDVLLASPLIQGLQEYYPGAVIDLLVNDDTLGIAKTLQPIRQIQVYSYQWKKLPKWQRLQKTVALMRALFRRYDLAISLTATDSSVLYALLAARRAISTIDAEPRKNWWKKRLLSGYYVLDPARHTLLNNLEPLRLLGILTAKIAPTVHCSASGKAAVLAKLQANNLERFMIFHPSAQYGYKVYPAHLRHTLLQQLSTLGMPIVVTGAATALDLQIKATLPTLDNVYDWIGETSLDEYIALSEYSQAYVGGDTLNMHIAAAQNKRVFAIFGPTLLEAWSPWSNALQCNATRSQPQQTYANITVFQADMPCVPCGKKGCDDQLGVSECLQRIEPGMIIAAVKAWLQQEQS from the coding sequence GTGATTAAGAAAATCCTCGTTATTATCCGGCGTTCCAATGGTGATGTGCTGTTGGCTTCCCCACTGATCCAAGGTTTACAGGAATATTACCCGGGGGCAGTGATTGATCTGCTGGTAAACGACGATACGCTGGGTATTGCGAAAACCTTGCAGCCGATTCGCCAGATTCAGGTGTACTCGTATCAGTGGAAAAAGCTGCCCAAGTGGCAACGCTTACAGAAAACCGTTGCGCTAATGCGGGCGCTGTTTCGGCGTTATGACCTCGCGATTTCGCTAACCGCCACGGACAGCAGTGTGTTGTATGCGCTGTTGGCTGCACGGCGTGCCATCAGCACCATTGACGCTGAACCGCGTAAAAACTGGTGGAAAAAGCGTTTGTTGAGCGGGTATTACGTACTCGACCCCGCGCGTCACACCTTGTTGAATAATCTGGAACCTCTGCGACTGTTGGGCATTCTAACCGCGAAGATTGCGCCCACGGTGCATTGCTCGGCATCCGGCAAGGCGGCGGTATTGGCAAAGCTTCAGGCGAATAACCTTGAGCGATTCATGATTTTTCACCCTTCAGCACAGTATGGCTACAAGGTTTATCCCGCGCATTTGCGCCATACGCTGCTGCAACAACTCAGCACATTGGGGATGCCGATTGTGGTGACAGGGGCAGCAACGGCCTTGGATTTGCAGATCAAAGCCACCTTGCCCACGCTGGATAATGTCTACGATTGGATCGGTGAAACCAGCCTCGACGAATACATTGCCCTGAGCGAATATTCGCAAGCCTATGTGGGCGGCGATACCCTGAACATGCACATTGCAGCCGCGCAAAACAAGCGGGTGTTTGCCATTTTTGGCCCCACCTTATTGGAGGCTTGGTCGCCCTGGTCGAACGCTTTGCAGTGTAATGCTACCCGCAGCCAGCCCCAGCAGACCTATGCCAATATCACGGTGTTTCAGGCTGATATGCCGTGCGTACCGTGCGGGAAGAAAGGGTGCGATGATCAGTTGGGGGTGAGCGAATGCTTGCAGCGGATTGAGCCGGGGATGATTATTGCCGCCGTCAAGGCTTGGTTGCAACAGGAGCAATCGTGA
- a CDS encoding O-antigen ligase family protein: protein MKQTTLGSAEGKWPDLATVNSWLLVLLAFSFMISIAVGNILLTLILLLWLWEGKFHEKFQQVKHNPFAWAAVAFVGLHFLGLLWTSDWEFAAFVLKKEFKFLMVPVLMTVLKREHIPYYLLGFLLSMSLLVGISYGIYLELIPPYAIFGLETVQDPTPFVGHIVYNPVLAFTLYMILYVVFLSGELSWKFKALGLVLFVMMGINMFLTQGRMGQVVFLVLLSLFVFQYYRGKVLKPALVALLLVVTIAPAAYLFSPVVKDRVNLAVHEVQNYQQAPNSSMGLRVIMLLNSFQLIEENPLLGVGTGDYRQEYARVNQENFPEATRGEVLAHPHNVYVQEMVQFGVLGLLVLGYLFYVMLCLYQRSTSPFRPVMLAFPVFYFVIFFSDGYIMDHYLTFLFLLLGSILYVDQARLRD, encoded by the coding sequence ATGAAACAGACAACCCTTGGGAGTGCAGAGGGAAAATGGCCGGATCTCGCGACTGTGAATTCATGGTTGCTGGTTCTGCTCGCTTTTAGCTTTATGATCAGTATTGCTGTTGGCAATATTTTACTGACACTTATCCTGTTGCTATGGTTATGGGAAGGTAAATTCCACGAAAAATTCCAGCAAGTCAAGCATAACCCTTTCGCGTGGGCGGCAGTAGCCTTTGTGGGCTTGCACTTTCTTGGCTTATTATGGACAAGCGATTGGGAATTTGCTGCATTTGTTTTGAAAAAAGAATTCAAGTTTCTGATGGTTCCGGTATTGATGACGGTGCTGAAACGTGAACATATTCCGTATTACCTGTTGGGTTTCCTGTTATCCATGAGCTTGCTGGTGGGTATTTCGTATGGGATTTATTTGGAACTGATTCCCCCTTACGCGATTTTTGGATTGGAAACCGTGCAAGACCCAACGCCGTTTGTGGGGCATATTGTCTACAACCCGGTGCTGGCATTTACCTTGTATATGATCTTGTACGTAGTGTTCCTGTCAGGTGAGTTGTCGTGGAAATTCAAGGCGCTGGGTTTGGTGTTGTTCGTCATGATGGGCATCAATATGTTCCTGACGCAGGGACGTATGGGGCAAGTGGTGTTTCTGGTGCTGCTGTCGTTATTTGTGTTTCAGTATTACCGGGGTAAGGTGCTCAAACCGGCTTTGGTTGCGCTGTTGTTGGTGGTGACGATTGCCCCGGCGGCTTACCTGTTCAGCCCCGTGGTGAAGGATCGGGTGAATCTGGCTGTCCACGAAGTGCAGAATTACCAGCAAGCACCCAACTCCAGCATGGGGTTACGGGTCATTATGCTGTTGAATTCGTTTCAACTCATTGAGGAAAATCCGCTGCTGGGGGTGGGTACGGGTGACTATCGACAAGAGTATGCGCGGGTGAATCAAGAAAACTTCCCCGAAGCGACGCGTGGCGAAGTGCTCGCGCACCCGCATAATGTGTATGTGCAGGAAATGGTGCAATTTGGGGTATTGGGTTTGCTGGTGTTGGGCTACCTGTTTTACGTGATGTTGTGCTTGTATCAGCGGTCTACCAGCCCGTTCCGCCCGGTGATGCTGGCGTTTCCTGTATTCTATTTTGTGATCTTTTTCTCTGACGGCTATATCATGGATCATTACCTAACGTTCCTGTTCCTGCTGTTGGGTTCGATTTTGTATGTCGATCAGGCTCGTCTGCGTGATTAA
- a CDS encoding glycosyltransferase family 4 protein, with amino-acid sequence MQVALVHEWFNEVAGSEKCVGEFNTLYPDADIYTLVDWLDDTRRQSLLAGKQTNTSFIQRLPFARKHFRQYLPLFPIAIEQFNLDKYDLVLSSSHLVAKGVLTHHGQLHVCYCHTPVRYAWDMYHDYLRGGNLQNGGVKSWLSRRTLHHLRLWDVLSSNRVDHFIANSHYIRKRIQKIYRREAHVIYPPVDTDRFSLSTDKDDYYLAFSRLVPYKRIDLIVQAFAHTSRRLLVVGNGPEMERLRSMATLNIELLGFQDDQQVAHLMQQAKALVFAALEDFGIIPVEAQACGTPVICLNQGGTAETVIHGVTGIHFPEQTVEAIRQAVDTFEAQQATFDPERISEFAQKFSVTRFRQDINQHIGKLLEQKI; translated from the coding sequence ATGCAAGTAGCACTCGTGCATGAATGGTTCAATGAAGTGGCGGGGTCGGAAAAATGCGTGGGTGAGTTCAACACCCTTTATCCCGATGCTGACATTTACACCTTGGTGGATTGGCTGGATGATACCCGGCGTCAGTCTTTACTCGCTGGCAAGCAAACCAACACTTCGTTTATCCAGCGTTTACCGTTTGCCCGCAAGCATTTTCGCCAATACTTGCCACTGTTCCCGATTGCCATCGAACAATTCAACCTCGACAAGTATGATCTGGTGCTGTCCTCTTCACATCTGGTCGCCAAAGGAGTACTAACCCACCACGGGCAATTGCATGTGTGTTACTGCCATACGCCGGTGCGGTATGCCTGGGACATGTACCACGATTACCTGCGTGGCGGCAATTTGCAAAACGGGGGTGTTAAATCCTGGCTCAGCCGCCGCACTTTACACCACCTACGCCTGTGGGATGTGCTCAGCAGCAATCGGGTAGACCATTTTATCGCCAACTCACACTACATCCGCAAACGTATCCAGAAGATTTACCGGCGCGAGGCTCATGTTATTTATCCGCCAGTTGATACGGATCGATTCAGCTTGTCGACGGATAAAGATGATTACTATCTAGCCTTCTCACGCTTGGTTCCGTACAAGCGCATTGACCTGATCGTACAGGCATTTGCGCATACCTCGCGCCGACTGCTGGTGGTGGGCAATGGCCCGGAAATGGAAAGGCTGCGCAGCATGGCCACCCTGAATATTGAACTTCTCGGTTTTCAGGATGACCAACAGGTTGCCCACTTGATGCAACAAGCCAAGGCACTGGTATTCGCCGCACTGGAAGATTTCGGCATTATCCCGGTAGAAGCACAGGCTTGCGGTACACCCGTCATCTGTCTCAATCAAGGAGGCACGGCAGAAACGGTGATCCACGGCGTAACCGGCATCCATTTTCCTGAACAAACGGTTGAGGCGATCCGGCAGGCAGTGGATACTTTTGAAGCACAACAGGCAACCTTTGACCCGGAAAGAATCAGTGAATTTGCCCAGAAATTTTCAGTCACTCGCTTCCGGCAAGACATTAATCAACATATTGGCAAACTGCTTGAGCAGAAAATATAA
- a CDS encoding glycosyltransferase: MKVIHVAESFAAGVLHFVAQLTHVMPEHEHIVIHGKRPDTPKNYADLFPSGVKLLHWQGVARDISPFGDLLALYRLMCLLKQYDGDIIHLHSSKAGFLGRISAKLLWQSERVIYTPHGVAFLRQDVPSIKQSLFIWLEKLASLCSGQVVACSASEAQSFRAHGIPADYINNGITCARIPEKIPTQQDNATCTVALVGRVSNQKNPARFNAIAQAFVDQPQVHFVWIGDGELRHQLTSPNLHCTGWVSPTEVAEHLQQADIYLSTSAWEGLPLSALQAMCHRLPLVLSECTGHLDMVQPGRNGYLFQHNDTAILAIKTLAGDVALRERLGRASRELLEQQFNIQQMADNYRQWYLHNQRASVTLGGHAKLKSS, from the coding sequence ATGAAGGTTATCCACGTAGCCGAATCATTCGCCGCTGGTGTATTGCATTTTGTTGCCCAACTGACCCATGTCATGCCTGAGCATGAGCATATTGTCATTCATGGCAAGCGCCCAGATACGCCTAAAAATTACGCAGACCTTTTCCCGTCTGGTGTAAAGCTATTGCATTGGCAAGGCGTAGCGCGGGATATTTCACCTTTCGGTGATCTGCTGGCGCTTTACCGCTTGATGTGTTTATTGAAACAATACGATGGTGACATTATTCACCTGCACTCTTCCAAGGCGGGTTTTTTGGGGCGTATTAGCGCAAAACTGCTGTGGCAATCCGAACGGGTTATTTATACACCACACGGGGTGGCTTTCCTGCGGCAGGATGTTCCCTCCATCAAGCAATCCCTGTTTATCTGGCTGGAAAAACTCGCCAGCCTGTGCAGTGGTCAGGTCGTCGCTTGTTCAGCGTCTGAAGCGCAAAGTTTCCGCGCACACGGCATTCCGGCTGATTACATCAACAACGGCATCACCTGCGCCCGGATACCGGAAAAGATACCCACACAGCAGGATAACGCCACCTGCACGGTAGCGCTGGTGGGCAGGGTTTCCAACCAGAAAAACCCGGCACGTTTTAACGCCATTGCCCAAGCGTTTGTCGACCAACCCCAAGTGCACTTTGTGTGGATCGGGGATGGCGAACTGCGCCACCAATTGACGTCACCCAACCTGCATTGCACCGGCTGGGTCAGCCCCACCGAGGTGGCAGAGCACTTGCAACAAGCCGACATTTACCTATCCACCTCCGCGTGGGAAGGCTTGCCGCTGTCCGCGTTACAGGCCATGTGCCACCGTTTGCCCTTGGTGCTGAGCGAATGCACCGGGCATCTGGACATGGTGCAGCCGGGGCGTAACGGCTATTTGTTCCAGCATAATGACACGGCTATCCTCGCGATTAAAACACTGGCGGGGGATGTGGCACTGCGTGAACGGCTAGGACGGGCGAGCCGGGAATTGCTGGAGCAGCAGTTTAACATCCAGCAAATGGCAGATAATTATCGGCAATGGTATCTGCACAATCAAAGAGCATCTGTCACTCTCGGTGGCCATGCCAAACTAAAATCCTCGTGA
- a CDS encoding glycosyltransferase family 2 protein produces MSNNMLQQLYNKHSGKSSDKWSLYLSEYDRLFRDYRKKPVRLLEIGIQNGGSLEIWSKYFKHAKSLVGCDINPGCVNLRYNDTRINVVVGDANASDISQQIFKHSAEFDIIIDDGSHRSSDIVKSFALYFPKLVDGGLFIAEDLHCSYWEEFEGGLFDPYASMTFFKHFADIINHEHWGIEKSRADILRGMFAKYGCEAMDVELLAQVHSVEFINSMCVLRKAPSLENGLGHRVIAGSVEQVVQGHHDLNGKAYQVNDISEKRNAWSVRSLPPSEAIESLEEELAKKTEALAKLTTDLAYKDLQIDVFANSTSWKVTAPLRWLADRMKLVIPAVKRATLTIKRSGGLKKAIQLYKRDGLPGVVRGVNKVIKALRHIPVIGSDGHDRNDYVEWVRRYDTLTDEGRITIRTRIAALSEQPLIAVVMPVYNPKPEWLEEAIESVRKQLYPHWELCIADDASTDPAIRPILERYTKEDARIKVVFREQNGHISAASNSALELVTGEWLALLDHDDILAEHALFWVADAINHNPEAHLIYSDEDKIDEQGQRHAPYFKCDWNVDLFYSHNMITHLGVYQTSLVRQLHGFSLGMEGAQDYDLALRYIEQIKPTSICHIPRILYHWRIHSSSTAQDRNAKPYAELAGEKALNAHFQRQGIKATAQLLNFAMYRAVYALPEHVPKVSLIIPTRNGLKLIRTCVDSILTKTTYPNYEILIIDNGSDDVATLKYFESLNNKPNVRVIRDDREFNYSALNNAAVKLAEGELVALVNNDIEVISPDWLGEMIGLALQNGVGAVGARLWYPDNTLQHGGCVLGIGGVAGHSHKYLPRNEYGYFGRACITQSFSAVTAACLVVRKSIYEEVGGLNEIDLKVAFNDIDFCLRVRAAGYRNVWTPFAELYHHESATRGFHEDSPAKQAAFAKEVAYMEQRWGDQLLHDPAYSPNLTLDHEDFSLAWPPRVTDAL; encoded by the coding sequence ATGAGTAATAACATGCTTCAACAACTATATAATAAACACTCTGGTAAATCATCAGACAAATGGTCTTTATACCTTAGTGAATATGATCGTTTGTTTCGGGATTATCGCAAAAAGCCAGTAAGATTGCTTGAGATCGGCATTCAAAATGGTGGTTCGCTCGAAATTTGGAGCAAATACTTTAAACATGCAAAATCCCTAGTTGGCTGTGATATTAACCCGGGTTGCGTGAATCTACGTTATAATGATACACGTATTAATGTTGTTGTCGGGGATGCTAATGCATCGGATATAAGTCAGCAAATATTCAAGCACTCGGCTGAGTTTGATATTATTATTGATGATGGCTCTCATCGTTCAAGTGATATTGTGAAGTCATTTGCCTTGTATTTCCCGAAGCTGGTGGATGGCGGGCTCTTTATCGCTGAAGACTTGCATTGTAGCTATTGGGAGGAATTTGAGGGCGGTCTATTTGATCCTTACGCATCGATGACGTTCTTCAAGCACTTTGCTGATATTATTAACCATGAGCATTGGGGTATCGAAAAGTCTCGTGCTGATATTTTACGAGGCATGTTTGCTAAATATGGCTGTGAGGCAATGGATGTTGAGTTGCTGGCTCAAGTACATTCCGTTGAGTTCATAAACTCCATGTGTGTATTGCGTAAAGCACCCAGCCTTGAAAATGGACTGGGGCACAGGGTCATTGCAGGTTCTGTTGAACAGGTTGTTCAGGGACATCATGATTTAAACGGCAAGGCTTACCAAGTTAATGACATATCAGAGAAGCGTAATGCTTGGTCGGTAAGAAGCCTTCCTCCGAGTGAAGCTATTGAGAGCTTAGAAGAAGAACTGGCTAAAAAGACCGAAGCGCTTGCTAAGCTTACTACGGATTTGGCTTATAAAGATCTGCAAATTGATGTCTTTGCTAATTCAACCTCGTGGAAAGTAACCGCTCCACTGCGTTGGTTGGCAGATAGAATGAAACTGGTGATTCCTGCTGTAAAGCGTGCAACCCTGACCATTAAACGTAGTGGTGGTTTGAAAAAAGCAATACAATTGTATAAGCGAGATGGTTTACCTGGTGTTGTGCGGGGGGTAAATAAGGTTATCAAGGCTTTGCGCCATATCCCTGTCATAGGCTCTGATGGACATGATAGAAATGACTACGTGGAATGGGTACGTCGTTACGATACCCTGACGGATGAAGGGCGTATTACTATCCGCACTCGTATCGCGGCTTTATCGGAACAGCCACTGATTGCTGTTGTGATGCCGGTTTATAACCCGAAGCCAGAATGGCTGGAAGAGGCCATTGAGTCAGTACGTAAGCAGTTATATCCTCATTGGGAATTATGTATTGCGGATGATGCTTCCACTGATCCAGCCATTCGCCCCATCCTTGAACGTTATACCAAAGAAGACGCACGTATCAAGGTGGTTTTCCGTGAACAGAATGGTCATATTTCTGCCGCGTCCAATAGTGCACTGGAGTTAGTAACAGGTGAGTGGTTAGCTCTGTTGGATCATGATGATATTTTGGCTGAACATGCCTTGTTTTGGGTTGCAGATGCGATTAATCATAACCCTGAAGCACATTTGATCTATTCAGATGAGGATAAGATTGATGAGCAGGGTCAACGTCATGCGCCTTATTTTAAATGTGACTGGAACGTTGATTTGTTTTATTCACATAATATGATTACTCATCTGGGGGTCTATCAAACTAGTCTGGTACGTCAGCTTCACGGCTTTTCGCTGGGAATGGAAGGTGCGCAGGATTATGATTTGGCCTTGCGCTATATCGAACAGATTAAGCCTACTTCTATTTGTCATATTCCTAGAATCCTGTATCACTGGCGGATACATAGTTCTAGTACCGCACAAGATCGTAATGCCAAACCTTATGCGGAATTGGCTGGGGAGAAAGCTCTAAATGCACACTTTCAACGACAAGGAATTAAAGCGACTGCGCAGTTACTGAATTTTGCCATGTACCGTGCTGTTTATGCATTACCTGAGCATGTTCCCAAAGTCAGTCTCATTATTCCAACCCGAAATGGTCTGAAGCTGATACGCACTTGTGTTGATAGTATTCTCACGAAAACCACTTATCCAAATTATGAAATACTGATTATTGATAATGGTTCAGATGATGTTGCGACCTTGAAATATTTTGAGTCATTGAATAATAAGCCGAATGTACGAGTGATTCGTGATGACCGTGAGTTTAACTACTCTGCCTTGAATAATGCAGCAGTGAAGTTGGCCGAAGGTGAGCTTGTGGCACTGGTCAATAATGATATTGAGGTTATTTCACCGGATTGGTTAGGTGAAATGATCGGTTTGGCTTTACAGAATGGCGTAGGTGCTGTGGGCGCTAGGTTATGGTATCCAGATAACACGCTGCAACATGGTGGCTGTGTCTTGGGAATTGGCGGGGTGGCTGGACATTCCCACAAATATCTGCCACGTAATGAATATGGCTATTTTGGACGGGCTTGCATTACGCAATCTTTTTCTGCTGTAACTGCTGCTTGTTTAGTGGTTAGAAAGAGTATTTATGAAGAGGTCGGTGGTTTAAACGAAATAGATTTAAAAGTTGCGTTTAATGATATAGATTTTTGTTTACGTGTCCGCGCTGCTGGGTATCGTAATGTATGGACGCCTTTTGCAGAACTTTATCATCATGAGTCGGCTACCCGTGGATTTCATGAAGATAGCCCCGCAAAGCAGGCTGCTTTTGCCAAAGAGGTTGCTTATATGGAACAGCGTTGGGGAGATCAATTGTTGCATGATCCTGCCTACAGCCCCAACCTGACTTTGGATCACGAGGATTTTAGTTTGGCATGGCCACCGAGAGTGACAGATGCTCTTTGA
- a CDS encoding ABC transporter ATP-binding protein, which translates to MSSEIAIKVEGLEKCYQIYDNPHDRLKQFVFPPLRRLLGKPPKEYGREFLAVNAVSFQVKKGEAVGIIGRNGSGKSTLLQMICGTLTPSSGSIQTTGRVAALLELGSGFNPEFTGRENVYMNASILGLSKAEIDARFDEIVDFADIGNFIEQPVKTYSSGMYVRLAFAVIAHVDADILVVDEALSVGDAVFTQKCMRFIRGFQGKGTLIFVSHDIASVQNICKSAIWMKNGKVERLGTAKAISEAYLQYTLQEIYGEEATLTSIAPAALDNQSTPDSSVEPVIDYGAVASVTDNIQAAKGWKTAQAEIVSVVLAHLSAGKTACVFEGGERVRMSIRTKTHVALKNPIIGFLVRDRLGQDLFGENTLPFTEYTPTAVGAGMVFEGVFDFKLPMLPNGLYAVMVSIADGDAHDNVQHHWMHDALIINISSSKIRYGLVGIPFERVALEVINE; encoded by the coding sequence ATGTCATCTGAAATAGCCATTAAGGTTGAAGGTTTGGAAAAGTGTTATCAAATCTATGATAACCCTCACGATCGTTTAAAGCAGTTTGTTTTTCCACCGCTACGGCGTCTATTGGGAAAGCCTCCCAAAGAATATGGTCGTGAATTTCTGGCAGTGAATGCTGTCTCCTTTCAAGTCAAAAAAGGTGAGGCAGTCGGTATCATCGGCCGTAATGGTTCAGGCAAGTCAACATTATTACAAATGATCTGCGGGACGTTGACACCTAGCAGTGGCAGTATTCAAACCACTGGTCGTGTCGCAGCCTTGTTGGAGTTAGGGTCTGGATTCAACCCAGAATTTACTGGGCGAGAAAATGTTTATATGAACGCCTCAATTCTGGGCTTGAGTAAAGCTGAAATTGATGCTCGCTTTGATGAGATTGTGGATTTTGCCGATATTGGTAATTTTATTGAACAACCTGTTAAAACCTATTCCAGTGGAATGTATGTTCGTCTTGCTTTCGCTGTTATTGCGCATGTAGATGCCGATATTTTGGTGGTTGATGAGGCATTATCGGTTGGTGATGCGGTATTTACCCAAAAGTGTATGCGCTTTATTCGAGGTTTTCAGGGAAAAGGCACGTTAATTTTTGTCAGCCATGATATTGCTTCCGTGCAGAACATTTGCAAGTCGGCTATCTGGATGAAAAATGGCAAGGTTGAGCGACTGGGAACAGCAAAAGCGATTTCGGAAGCGTATTTGCAATACACGCTTCAAGAAATTTATGGTGAGGAGGCAACCCTGACATCGATAGCACCTGCTGCCCTAGATAATCAGTCTACGCCAGATTCAAGCGTTGAACCTGTGATTGATTATGGGGCGGTTGCTTCTGTCACTGATAATATTCAGGCTGCCAAGGGTTGGAAAACTGCTCAGGCTGAGATTGTCTCTGTTGTGCTTGCGCACTTATCAGCCGGTAAAACTGCCTGTGTTTTTGAAGGAGGAGAGCGTGTACGCATGAGTATTCGTACTAAAACGCATGTTGCGCTCAAAAACCCAATTATTGGCTTTTTAGTGCGTGACCGTTTAGGACAAGATTTGTTTGGTGAAAATACGCTACCCTTTACTGAATACACACCTACCGCTGTTGGTGCTGGTATGGTGTTTGAGGGTGTTTTTGACTTCAAATTGCCGATGCTGCCTAATGGCTTATATGCTGTCATGGTATCGATTGCTGATGGGGATGCCCATGATAATGTCCAGCATCATTGGATGCATGATGCCCTGATTATTAATATTTCATCCAGCAAAATCCGCTATGGACTAGTCGGCATTCCATTTGAGCGCGTAGCATTAGAGGTGATTAATGAGTAA
- a CDS encoding ABC transporter permease, with amino-acid sequence MNPHHPHPSDPSEMLHSFWKNRRLIWTLAKREVIGRYRGSVMGIAWSFFNPVFMLIVYTFVFSVVFKARWGVETDGGQASFAVILFAGMIVHGVFAECVNRAPTLVLANANYVKKVVFPLEILPWVGVIAALFHAAISVLVLLAAELMLMHYIPWTIVFLPVVLFPFIIAVMGISWFLASTGVFLRDVSQLTGLVTTVLLFMSPVFYPLSALPEKYQAILLLNPLTFIIEQVRQVVVWGHMPAWGGLFVYTIIACFVAWLGFSWFQKTRKGFADVI; translated from the coding sequence ATGAACCCACATCATCCCCATCCTTCTGATCCGTCAGAAATGTTGCATTCCTTTTGGAAAAACCGGCGGCTCATCTGGACTCTGGCCAAGCGTGAAGTGATCGGGCGTTACCGTGGCTCTGTCATGGGCATTGCTTGGTCGTTTTTTAATCCTGTTTTTATGCTGATTGTATACACGTTTGTGTTCAGCGTTGTCTTTAAGGCTCGCTGGGGGGTTGAAACAGATGGTGGGCAGGCTAGCTTTGCCGTGATTTTGTTTGCCGGGATGATTGTACATGGGGTATTTGCAGAATGCGTCAATCGTGCGCCAACCTTGGTGCTTGCGAATGCTAACTATGTAAAAAAGGTCGTATTCCCTCTTGAAATATTGCCGTGGGTTGGTGTGATTGCGGCGTTGTTTCATGCTGCTATCAGCGTGCTGGTTCTATTGGCTGCCGAGCTTATGTTAATGCACTACATACCGTGGACTATTGTATTTCTGCCAGTAGTGCTGTTTCCCTTTATCATCGCTGTTATGGGGATTAGCTGGTTTTTGGCATCAACAGGGGTTTTTCTGCGTGATGTCAGCCAATTAACGGGTTTGGTTACAACGGTTTTATTATTCATGAGTCCAGTTTTTTACCCGCTGTCCGCGCTACCTGAGAAATATCAGGCAATATTATTGCTGAATCCACTCACCTTCATTATCGAGCAAGTACGACAAGTGGTTGTATGGGGGCATATGCCTGCTTGGGGGGGGTTGTTTGTGTATACCATCATTGCTTGTTTTGTTGCATGGTTAGGTTTTTCATGGTTTCAGAAAACCAGAAAGGGATTCGCTGATGTCATCTGA